One genomic region from Microthrixaceae bacterium encodes:
- a CDS encoding ComEC/Rec2 family competence protein, whose amino-acid sequence MSERQLFVAAAAVVLGARYAVAVPFAVVMMAVVGACVASASRPRSDAGVRFVAAVAIAAFAISASFLAARAEAGVSIIDTSHEVSGVATLVSDPQQRFGSSVVEMRLDARRYRAIIPGELAPTIADARMGQRVRVRGTAAAIDGPTGWLKSRHFAGQLHLRTLERVDSGWWLWRSANGLQALVAAGQRPLAADERALFLGVVFGDDRGQTAVQQYRFRTAGTAHLMAVSGQNVVLLVALAMPLLERLARHARFVSVLALIGWFAVLTRAEPSVLRATVMVGLGALVSWQGRYASGLRVLCVAVIALVLADPLLVWSLGFRLSVGASLALLTLSRPLIEVLVGPRWFASALGVSLAAQAGTAPMIVSTFGPVGLLSPLVNLVAVPLGGALMVWGSVSGPIAGLLGRPVDTLAAIVSRGLIWGLEASAAIGAWSRLPKLGVIGTLAMSALCVWPWLRTLHVRLSTARLVAWWLVAVVIVDLVVGEVRAPQPQIRSAVGSATLWSVGRTNVMVFDGPVRDGAALDLLAGMRRPVLEAVIVVGGGKVSAGAVWALRQVTTVGVVFAQDPDTVRDSLALPPDGFVIGGRTVVLSDDGTLGFAPDPGG is encoded by the coding sequence GTGAGCGAGCGTCAGCTCTTCGTCGCGGCCGCGGCGGTGGTTCTCGGCGCACGGTACGCCGTTGCCGTGCCGTTCGCGGTGGTGATGATGGCCGTCGTGGGGGCCTGCGTCGCCTCGGCTTCGCGGCCGCGAAGCGACGCCGGGGTGCGATTCGTCGCCGCCGTGGCGATTGCGGCGTTCGCCATCAGCGCAAGCTTTCTGGCCGCCCGAGCGGAGGCCGGCGTGTCGATCATCGACACCTCCCATGAGGTGTCGGGGGTCGCGACGTTGGTCTCCGACCCCCAGCAGCGGTTCGGTTCCAGCGTCGTGGAGATGCGCCTCGACGCTCGCCGGTATCGCGCGATCATCCCGGGCGAACTGGCACCCACGATCGCCGATGCCCGGATGGGACAACGCGTCCGCGTCCGAGGCACCGCTGCTGCGATCGACGGGCCGACCGGGTGGCTCAAGAGCCGGCACTTCGCCGGTCAACTCCACCTTCGCACGTTGGAGCGGGTCGATTCCGGGTGGTGGCTGTGGCGTTCGGCCAATGGGCTCCAGGCGTTGGTTGCCGCCGGGCAGCGTCCGTTGGCAGCCGACGAGCGAGCCTTGTTTCTCGGCGTGGTCTTCGGTGACGACCGGGGGCAGACGGCGGTGCAGCAGTATCGGTTTCGGACCGCCGGCACGGCTCACCTGATGGCGGTGTCGGGGCAGAACGTGGTGCTGTTGGTGGCGCTGGCGATGCCGCTGCTCGAACGCCTGGCGCGGCACGCTCGGTTCGTGTCGGTGCTGGCGCTGATCGGCTGGTTCGCGGTGCTCACCCGTGCGGAACCGTCGGTGCTGCGGGCAACGGTCATGGTGGGTCTCGGAGCGTTGGTGAGCTGGCAGGGGCGCTACGCGAGCGGGCTTCGGGTGTTGTGCGTCGCCGTGATCGCGTTGGTGCTGGCCGACCCGCTGCTGGTCTGGTCGCTCGGGTTTCGGCTCTCGGTGGGGGCCAGTCTCGCGTTGCTCACGTTGTCGCGGCCGCTCATCGAGGTACTGGTGGGTCCTCGTTGGTTCGCTTCGGCGCTCGGGGTTTCGTTGGCGGCGCAGGCCGGCACCGCCCCGATGATCGTGTCGACCTTCGGGCCGGTCGGTCTGCTGAGCCCGCTGGTGAATCTGGTGGCGGTCCCGTTGGGTGGTGCGCTGATGGTCTGGGGATCGGTCAGCGGGCCGATCGCCGGTCTGTTGGGTCGTCCCGTCGATACGCTCGCCGCCATCGTGTCGCGGGGGTTGATCTGGGGGCTCGAGGCGAGTGCGGCCATCGGCGCCTGGTCGAGGCTGCCGAAGCTCGGGGTGATCGGGACACTCGCCATGTCCGCGTTGTGCGTGTGGCCCTGGTTACGAACCCTCCATGTGCGGCTGTCGACGGCGCGTCTGGTTGCCTGGTGGCTCGTCGCGGTGGTGATCGTCGACCTTGTCGTCGGTGAGGTCCGTGCCCCGCAACCGCAGATTCGCTCCGCGGTCGGATCCGCGACCTTGTGGAGTGTGGGGCGCACGAACGTCATGGTGTTCGACGGGCCGGTTCGCGACGGCGCCGCGCTCGATCTCCTCGCCGGCATGCGCCGCCCGGTCCTCGAGGCCGTCATCGTCGTCGGCGGCGGCAAGGTCTCTGCGGGGGCGGTGTGGGCGCTTCGGCAGGTGACGACCGTGGGCGTGGTGTTCGCGCAGGACCCGGACACGGTCCGTGATTCGTTGGCGCTGCCTCCGGACGGGTTCGTCATCGGTGGCAGAACCGTGGTGTTGAGCGATGACGGAACGCTCGGATTCGCCCCCGATCCCGGCGGCTAA
- a CDS encoding helix-hairpin-helix domain-containing protein, with product MDPTDSLDDILRPQRFSERVRARWATPSADRAPSASVRLVAVAVAVVVGVATVVAIVARPPQSVGVATLPQASVPDVGGERAPSDASSVAVGEGAGGAGAGGAAGAEAGIAGQGAAGAGEWVVHVAGAVLEPGLVTLSPGSRVGDAIAAAGGPAAVADLDAINLAEVLADGVRVRVPAVGETPPANASALDGSGAARNGAGSASGGDGGLININTASVEELQQLPGVGPSTAEAIVAHRDKHGPFSSPDALDDVRGIGPAKLSALLDLVAT from the coding sequence ATGGATCCGACCGATTCGCTCGACGATATTTTGCGTCCTCAGCGATTTTCTGAACGCGTCCGCGCCCGTTGGGCCACGCCGTCGGCCGACCGCGCCCCCTCAGCGTCGGTTCGGCTTGTCGCCGTCGCGGTCGCCGTGGTGGTGGGGGTTGCGACCGTCGTGGCGATCGTGGCGCGTCCGCCGCAATCGGTGGGGGTCGCCACATTGCCTCAAGCCTCCGTGCCCGATGTCGGTGGCGAACGGGCGCCGTCGGACGCGTCCTCGGTCGCGGTTGGTGAGGGTGCTGGTGGCGCGGGTGCTGGTGGCGCAGCTGGAGCGGAGGCTGGCATCGCTGGGCAAGGCGCTGCGGGGGCGGGCGAGTGGGTGGTGCATGTCGCCGGTGCGGTGCTCGAGCCGGGCCTCGTCACGTTGTCGCCCGGTTCGCGGGTCGGTGACGCCATCGCTGCCGCGGGCGGACCGGCCGCCGTCGCCGACCTCGACGCCATCAATCTGGCGGAAGTCCTGGCGGACGGGGTGCGGGTTCGAGTGCCAGCGGTCGGTGAGACTCCACCGGCGAACGCCTCGGCCCTCGACGGGAGCGGCGCTGCCCGAAATGGCGCCGGCTCGGCCTCCGGGGGCGACGGTGGCCTCATCAACATCAACACCGCCTCCGTCGAGGAGCTCCAGCAACTGCCGGGGGTCGGACCGAGCACGGCGGAGGCGATCGTGGCCCATCGCGACAAGCACGGCCCGTTCTCCTCCCCCGATGCGCTCGACGACGTCCGGGGAATCGGCCCGGCGAAGCTCTCGGCGCTGCTCGACCTCGTCGCGACGTGA
- the rpsT gene encoding 30S ribosomal protein S20 — MANIKSQIKRNKQNEKARLRNKAVRSNLKTRVKNAEAAAAAGAEETEATLRTAISTIDRAATKGVIHKNAAARKKSRLVKRIAVLQAAEG, encoded by the coding sequence GTGGCCAACATCAAGAGCCAGATCAAGCGCAACAAGCAAAACGAGAAGGCCCGCCTGCGCAACAAGGCCGTCCGCTCCAATCTGAAGACCCGCGTCAAGAACGCCGAGGCCGCTGCCGCTGCCGGTGCGGAAGAGACCGAGGCAACGCTGCGCACCGCGATCTCCACGATCGATCGCGCCGCCACCAAGGGCGTCATTCACAAGAACGCTGCGGCCCGCAAGAAGTCCCGCCTGGTCAAGCGCATCGCCGTGCTTCAGGCCGCCGAGGGCTGA
- the holA gene encoding DNA polymerase III subunit delta has protein sequence MSEPIIVLKGSDAVLLGEAAQATLKALVGDRDADEVVDLFSGDDYDVADAVMAATAVSMFGDRVIVMRHASRFNVEALGPLVAYASDPNPTSQLLVVWDKPLASGAHAHSVPKKLSDAVKACGGRVVDTGVAQTAKGRQSWLDERMAAASVSLTPAAKQVVIERLGEDVSRLGALLRLLESTFPDGAKLEPRDVEPFVGEAGSVPPWELTDAIDSGDVGGAVNKVRRMMHAGQRHPLQLMASLQAHFQRMLKLDGAAVRSEKDAADLLGMKGSTFPAKKAMNQARSLGSARVSRAIVLLASADVDLRGRSALTPEATMEVLVARLAQLSRGSGTARGRR, from the coding sequence ATGAGCGAACCGATCATCGTGTTGAAGGGCTCCGACGCGGTGCTCCTCGGCGAGGCGGCGCAGGCGACGCTCAAGGCACTCGTCGGCGATCGCGACGCCGACGAGGTGGTCGACCTGTTCAGCGGTGACGACTATGACGTCGCCGATGCGGTGATGGCCGCCACGGCGGTATCGATGTTCGGCGATCGCGTCATCGTCATGCGCCACGCCAGCCGGTTCAACGTCGAGGCGCTCGGCCCGCTCGTCGCCTATGCGTCCGATCCCAACCCGACCTCGCAACTGCTGGTCGTGTGGGACAAGCCGTTGGCGTCGGGGGCGCACGCCCATTCGGTTCCGAAGAAGCTGAGCGATGCGGTCAAGGCGTGTGGGGGGCGCGTCGTCGACACGGGGGTCGCGCAAACCGCCAAGGGCCGCCAGAGTTGGCTCGACGAGCGGATGGCGGCGGCGTCGGTGAGCCTGACCCCGGCCGCGAAGCAGGTGGTGATCGAACGGCTCGGCGAGGACGTGTCGCGGCTCGGAGCGCTCCTGCGGCTTCTCGAGTCGACCTTCCCCGACGGGGCGAAACTCGAACCCCGCGACGTCGAGCCGTTTGTCGGTGAAGCGGGATCGGTTCCACCGTGGGAACTCACCGATGCCATCGACTCGGGCGATGTCGGTGGTGCGGTGAACAAGGTGAGGCGCATGATGCACGCAGGCCAGCGCCACCCGCTACAACTCATGGCATCGCTTCAGGCGCATTTCCAGCGCATGCTCAAGCTCGACGGTGCGGCCGTGCGAAGTGAGAAAGATGCAGCCGACCTGCTCGGGATGAAGGGCTCGACCTTCCCGGCCAAGAAAGCAATGAACCAGGCTCGCAGCCTGGGAAGTGCACGCGTCAGCCGCGCTATCGTCTTGCTCGCCAGCGCAGATGTCGATCTACGCGGCCGTAGCGCACTCACCCCGGAGGCGACGATGGAAGTGCTGGTCGCCCGCCTGGCGCAGCTGTCTCGAGGTTCGGGTACCGCGCGCGGTCGCCGTTAA